A window of Vicinamibacteria bacterium genomic DNA:
ATGACCCAATGGGACTCTTCGCGCGCATCAAAGCCGTCTGGTACGCCTTGCTCAGCAAGTCCGTCACCGAAATGGAGGACAAGCACGCCATCGCCCTCGCGGAGACGAAGCTCCAACAAGCCACCGAGCGTTTGAAGGAGGCGCGGCAGGGTCTCATCAACTACCAGGCGCTCGTGCTGAAAGTCCAGCAGCAAGTCGATGGAGAGAGCTCCCGAATCACTACTTTGACCGGCCAGATCAAGAACCACCTGAACGCGGCGCAGGAGGAAATCGCTGCCCAGCTCGCCCTCGAGCTCGCTCGGGTGAAGAACGAGCTTGCGAGCAACGAGGAGCAGCTGAAACAGCACCAGGAGAACTACGAGAACAACCTTCTCAAGATGAAGGCGGCGCTCAAGGACATCGAGACCTC
This region includes:
- a CDS encoding PspA/IM30 family protein; protein product: MGLFARIKAVWYALLSKSVTEMEDKHAIALAETKLQQATERLKEARQGLINYQALVLKVQQQVDGESSRITTLTGQIKNHLNAAQEEIAAQLALELARVKNELASNEEQLKQHQENYENNLLKMKAALKDIETSKKDLEKKKAVLQMEKALAEISETAGALNTKFDVSSDIGAILSRVDEQINKARARSKVASDLSDQGVDVLKAKLEADKLHAKELLEQFKIEQGLVEPSSTPTEKTVGPQRQATPESD